In the genome of Pseudomonas sp. B33.4, the window GTCTATTCGATGGCGATTCTGTTGCGCGAAGAGGGCCTGCTCGATCGCACGATCATTTATGCCACGGACATCAACCCGCGCTCGCTGGACAAGGCCAAGCAGGGGATTTTCTCGATGGAGAATGTTCGTGCCTACACGGCCAACTATCAGCAGGCCGGTGGTCAGCGATCGTTTGCCGACTACTACACTGCAGCGTACGGTTACGCGATTTTCGACAAGAGTCTGTGCGAAAACGTGACCTTTGCCGACCACAGTCTGGCGACGGACAGCGTGTTCTCCGAAACCCAATTGATTTCCTGCCGCAACGTGCTGATTTATTTCAACAAGAAACTGCAGGATCGCGCGTTCGGGTTGTTCCATGAATCGCTTTGCCATCGCGGCTTTCTGGTACTCGGCAGCAAAGAGACACTGGATTTTTCCAGTTATGCCAACCAGTTCGAAGCGCTGGTGAAACAAGAACGGATCTACCGCAAAACATGAACGAGGCCGTGGCTTTACCTCGCGTCGAGGCGATTGTGGTCGGAGCTTCCGCCGGTGGCGTTGAGGCGCTGTTAAGCCTGCTCGGGCCGCTGCGGCACGGATATAAATTGCCGATTATTGTGGTCCTGCACCTGCCCGAAGAGCGCCGCAGCCAGTTGGCCGAGGTATTCGCCCGGCGTGTAGAAATGCCGGTGCACG includes:
- a CDS encoding CheR family methyltransferase, whose amino-acid sequence is MERSTPAERNSEIELRLLIEAIYLKYSYDFRDYSGASIKRRVQHALSQFECATISALQEKVLHDPTAFMQLLQLLTIPVSEMFRDPSHFLAIRREVVPLLRTYPSIKIWIAGCSTGEEVYSMAILLREEGLLDRTIIYATDINPRSLDKAKQGIFSMENVRAYTANYQQAGGQRSFADYYTAAYGYAIFDKSLCENVTFADHSLATDSVFSETQLISCRNVLIYFNKKLQDRAFGLFHESLCHRGFLVLGSKETLDFSSYANQFEALVKQERIYRKT